A segment of the Actinomycetes bacterium genome:
CAGGGAGCTTTCCGGCCCGAAGTCGACCAGCAGGTCGATGTCGATGTCGGCGTGTTCCCGCCCGCGCGCGACAGAGCCGAACAGCAGGACCCGCCTGCCATGATGGCGACCGACCGTCGCCTTGATGTCCTCACGACGCTGTTCGACGAGCGTGCGCAGCGATGCCATGGCCGCTCCCCGACGGTCCCCCGCTGTCGTCATGGCTGTAGCGTACCCCGGCCGACGTAGCTCGCGGCCGGACGCGTCACCGCAGATGAGGTCGCTAGGAGAGACCGGCGAAACTCATTCTCCCT
Coding sequences within it:
- a CDS encoding nucleotidyltransferase domain-containing protein — translated: MASLRTLVEQRREDIKATVGRHHGRRVLLFGSVARGREHADIDIDLLVDFGPESSLFDLLHLSQDLEELLGHPVDIVSRGGLKDRDRAILDEAIEL